From a single Streptomyces sp. 1331.2 genomic region:
- the nrdR gene encoding transcriptional regulator NrdR, which translates to MHCPFCRHSDSRVVDSRTTEDGSCIRRRRQCPDCGRRFTTVETAALMVIKRSGVTEPFSRQKVITGVRKACQGRPVTEDALAQLGQRVEECVRASGNAELTTHDVGLAILGPLKELDVVAYLRFASVYQAYDGLEDFEAAIAQLRAEQPLTPETDDACVSVAAAAP; encoded by the coding sequence GTGCACTGCCCCTTCTGCCGGCACTCCGACAGCCGCGTTGTCGACAGCCGGACCACCGAGGACGGCAGCTGCATCCGCCGTCGTCGGCAGTGCCCGGACTGCGGTCGCCGCTTCACCACGGTGGAGACGGCGGCGCTGATGGTCATCAAGCGCAGCGGCGTCACCGAGCCGTTCTCCCGGCAGAAGGTCATCACCGGCGTCCGCAAGGCCTGCCAGGGCCGCCCGGTCACCGAGGACGCGCTGGCCCAGCTCGGCCAGCGGGTCGAGGAGTGCGTGCGCGCCAGCGGCAACGCCGAGCTGACCACCCACGACGTCGGGCTGGCCATACTCGGCCCGCTCAAGGAACTCGACGTGGTCGCCTACCTGCGCTTCGCCAGCGTGTACCAGGCCTACGACGGACTGGAAGACTTCGAGGCCGCCATCGCGCAACTGCGCGCCGAGCAGCCTCTCACCCCGGAGACGGACGACGCCTGCGTCTCCGTCGCCGCCGCCGCGCCCTAG